A window of Excalfactoria chinensis isolate bCotChi1 chromosome Z, bCotChi1.hap2, whole genome shotgun sequence contains these coding sequences:
- the APC gene encoding adenomatous polyposis coli protein isoform X1, which produces MAAASYDQLLKQVEALKMENSNLRQELEDNSNHLTKLETEASNMKEVLKQLQGSIEDEPMASSGQIDLLERLKELNLESTSFPGVKLRPKVSVRSFGSREGSVSSRSGECSPVPMGSFPRRGFMNGSRESTGYLEELEKERSLLLAELEKEEKEKDWYYAQLQNLTKRIDSLPLTENFSLQTDMTRRQLEYEARQIRAAMEEQLGTCQDMEKRAQVRVARIQQIEKDILRIRQLLQSQAAEAERAPQGKHDAGSHDTERQSEGQGAPEISMSTSNTGQGSAARMDHETASVMSSSNNYSVPRRLTSHLGTKVTEDYKPQVEMVYSLLSMLGTHDKDDMSRTLLAMSSSQDSCIAMRQSGCLPLLIQLLHGNDKDSVLLGNSRGSKEARARASAALHNIIHSQPDDKRGRREIRVLHLLEQIRAYCETCWEWQEAHEQGMDQDKNPMPAPVDHQICPAVCVLMKLSFDEEHRHAMNELGGLQAIAELLQVDCEMYGLTNDHYSVTLRRYAGMALTNLTFGDVANKATLCSMKGCMRALVAQLKSESEDLQQVIASVLRNLSWRADVNSKKTLREVGSVKALMECALEVKKESTLKSVLSALWNLSAHCTENKADICAVDGALAFLVGTLTYRSQTNTLAIIESGGGILRNVSSLIATNEDHRQILRENSCLQTLLQHLKSHSLTIVSNACGTLWNLSARNAKDQEALWDMGAVSMLKNLIHSKHKMIAMGSAAALRNLMANRPAKYKDANIMSPGSSLPSLHVRKQKALEAELDAQHLSETFDNIDNLSPKASHRNKQRHKQNIYSEYVLDSSRHDDGVCRTESFNTGNMTVLSPYLNSTVLPGSSSSSRGNIENCLSEKDRSLDRDRAVGLNAYHPATDNSGSSSKRIGMQISTAAAQIAKVMEEVTSMHIPQEDRSSSSASEMHCLTEDRNTTRRAATAHTHSNTYFPKSENSSRPCPVPYTKMEYKRASNDSLNSVSSSDGYGKRGQMKPSIESYSEDDESKFCSYGQYPADLAHKIHSANHMDDNDGELDTPINYSLKYSDEQLNSGRQSPSQNERWARPKHIIDDELKQNDQRQSRSQSATYPVYTESGDDQHMKYQSPFGQQDCVPSFRSRGSNGSDQNRVGSTLGINQKVNQSLCQVDDYDDDKPTNYSERYSEEEQHEEEDRPTNYSIKYNEEEHHVDQPIDYSLKYSTEVPSSSQKPSFTFSKTSSVQSTKTDHISSSSGNTSAPSAGSKRQNQLHPSSAQSRGGHAQKTASCKTPSINQETIQTYCVEDTPICFSRCSSLSSLSSAEDEIGRDQSTRVTDTTNTLQIAELKENSGALSAEAAVSEITSTSQHIRTKSSRLPTSSLSPSDSSRHKAVEFSSGAKSPSKSGAQTPKSPPEHYVQETPLMFSRCTSVSSLDSFESRSIASSVQSEPCSGMVSGIISPSDLPDSPGQTMPPSRSKTPPPAQGVQVKRDVAKGKVPSAEKREPGPRQAAVNAAVQRVQVLPDADTLLHFATESTPDGFSCSSSLSALSLDEPFIQKDVELRIMPPVHENEHGNEAEPEQSDDTKDNQENKGEKPSEAEKDILDDSDDDDIEILEECIISAMPTKSSRKAKKPSQASAPKIPPPVARKPSQLPVYKLMPSQSRLQSQKHVSFTPGDDMPRVYCVEGTPINFSTATSLSDLTIESPPNELANVDSVGTGAESGEFEKRDTIPTEGRSTDDSQRAKSITVTGPGLDDDKTEEGDILAECINSAMPKGKSHKPFRVKKIMDQIQQASTSLNNKNQSEGEKKKPTSPVKPVPQNSEYRARVRKNTESKSQINNERSYPENRDAKKQNLKNNSRDFNDKLPNNEERVRGSFTFDSPHHYTPIEGTPYCFSRNDSLSSLDFDDDDVDLSREKAELRKGKEAKEIETKDCPNAEQPSSQQPSNRTQVCQKHPASRSQSKTFCQPNKDIPDRGAATDEKMQNFAIENTPVCFSRNSSLSSLSDIDQENNNNKEGEPVKRTEAPDSQIESNRPQTSGYAPKSFHVEDTPVCFSRNSSLSSLSIDSEDDLLQECISSAMPKKKKPSRMKSESEKSNSRNIGGMLAEDLTLDLREIQRPDSEHGFSPDSENFDWKAIQEGANSIVSSLHQAAAAASLSRQASSDSDSILSLKSGISLGSPFHLTPDQEEKPFTSNKGPRILKPGEKSTLESKKVESESKGIKGGKRVYKSIITGKARSNSEVSSQLKQPQQTSVPSISRGRTMIHIPGVRNSSSSTSPVSKKGPPFKNTNSKSPSEGQSSASSPRGVKSSVKPEPAPVTRQLSGLNQGGSSKGPSRSGSRDSTPSRPQQQPLSRPLQSPGRNSISPGRNGISPPNKLSQLPRTSSPSTASTKSSSSGRMSYTSPGRQMSQQNLTKQTALTKNTSSIPRSESASKGLNQILGSGASNKKTDLSRMSSAKSSGSESDRSERPVLVRQSTFIKEAPSPTLRRKLEESASFESLSPSRPDSPTRSQLQTPVLSPSLPDMSLSTHSTAQTSGWRKLPPNLSPSVEYDGRPAKRHDIARSHSESPSRLPINRSGTWKREHSKHSSSLPRVSTWRRTGSSSSILSASSESSEKAKSEDEKQHGSSVSGQKQSKENQAPAKGTWRKIKENEIPQIMNDPQHPSSSATGSSDSKTLIYQMAPAVSKTEDVWVRIEDCPINNPRSGRSPTGNTPPVIDSVSEKGVVNGKDSKEIQEKQIPGNGSVPVRTIGLENRLNSFFQMDSPDKKGNETKPLQTNPVPAPESNESTVSERTPFSSSSSSKHSSPIGAVAARVTPFNYNPSRRKSSVDNSSARPSQIPTPVNNSTKKRDSKSENTDSSGTQSPKRHSGSYLVTSV; this is translated from the exons TTCTCCTTGCAAACAGATATGACCAGAAGGCAGCTGGAGTATGAAGCAAGGCAAATCAGAGCTGCAATGGAAGAACAGTTGGGTACATGTCAGGATATGGAAAAGCGAGCACAG GTGAGGGTGGCAAGAATTCAGCAGATAGAGAAGGATATTCTTCGTATACGACAGCTCCTGCAAtcacaagcagcagaagcagag AGAGCACCTCAAGGCAAGCATGATGCAGGTTCCCATGATACAGAGAGGCAGAGCGAAGGTCAAGGAGCACCAGAAATCAGTATGTCAACGAGCAATACTGGTCAG GGTTCTGCTGCTCGAATGGACCATGAGACAGCCAGTGTTATGAGCTCTAGTAATAACTACTCTGTACCTCGCAGACTGACAAGTCATCTGGGTACCAAGGTAACCGAAGATTACAAACCACAG GTGGAAATGGTGTACTCATTGTTATCAATGCTTGGTACTCATGATAAAGATGACATGTCAAGAACATTGCTAGCAATGTCTAGCTCCCAAGACAGCTGCATAGCTATGCGTCAGTCTGGATGTCTTCCTCTCCTCATCCAGCTTTTACATGGCAACGATAAAGACTCTGTCTTGTTAGGGAACTCTCGTGGTAGTAAGGAGGCCCGTGCCAGAGCCAGTGCAGCGCTGCATAACATCATTCACTCCCAGCCTGATGATAAGCGAGGCAGACGGGAAATCCGCGTGCTCCATCTTTTGGAGCAGATCCGTGCTTACTGTGAAACGTGCTGGGAATGGCAGGAAGCGCATGAACAAGGCATGGACCAAGACAAAAACCCAA TGCCTGCACCAGTTGATCATCAGATCTGTCCTGCTGTATGTGTTTTAATGAAACTTTCGTTTGATGAAGAACACAGGCATGCTATGAATGAGCTTG GAGGTTTGCAAGCCATTGCTGAACTTCTGCAAGTGGACTGTGAAATGTACGGACTTACAAATGACCATTACAGTGTTACATTGAGGAGGTATGCTGGAATGGCTCTGACAAACCTGACTTTTGGAGATGTAGCAAACAAG GCTACATTATGTTCAATGAAGGGCTGCATGAGGGCTCTTGTAGCCCAACTGAAGTCTGAAAGTGAAGATTTACAGCAG GTCATTGCAAGTGTGTTGAGGAACTTGTCCTGGCGTGCAGATGTAAACAGTAAAAAGACACTACGAGAAGTTGGGAGTGTGAAAGCACTGATGGAATGTGCTTTAGAAGTTAAGAAG GAATCAACCCTAAAAAGTGTCTTGAGTGCCTTATGGAATCTGTCGGCACATTGCACTGAGAACAAAGCTGATATATGTGCCGTTGATGGTGCTCTTGCATTTCTAGTTGGTACACTGACATACCGGAGCCAAACAAATACTCTTGCCATCATTGAAAGTGGAGGAGGAATATTAAGAAATGTTTCTAGCTTAATTGCTACTAATGAGGACCACAG GCAAATCTTGCGAGAGAACAGTTGCTTACAAACCTTGTTACAACACTTGAAGTCACACAGCTTGACAATAGTCAGTAATGCATGTGGAACCCTGTGGAATCTTTCTGCACGAAACGCAAAGGATCAGGAGGCACTTTGGGACATGGGAGCAGTCAGCATGCTCAAAAACCTCATTCActcaaaacacaaaatgatagcaatgggcagtgctgcagctctaaGAAACCTCATGGCAAACAGGCCAGCAAAGTATAAGGATGCTAACATTATGTCTCCAGGATCAAGCTTACCATCTCTtcatgttagaaaacaaaaggcacTGGAAGCAGAATTAGATGCACAGCATTTATCAGAGACTTTTGACAATATTGATAATTTAAGCCCAAAAGCATCTCACCGTAATAAGCAGAGACATAAACAGAATATATATAGTGAGTATGTTTTGGACTCTAGTCGTCATGATGATGGGGTATGCAGAACGGAGAGTTTTAATACTGGTAACATGACTGTACTTTCTCCATATTTAAATTCTACAGTATTGCCTGGCTCCTCATCTTCTAGTAGAGGAAATATAGAAAATTGTCTGTCTGAGAAAGACAGAAGTCTTGATAGAGATCGAGCAGTAGGTTTAAATGCCTACCACCCAGCTACAGATAACAGTGGAAGCTCCTCTAAGAGAATAGGAATGCAGATTTCTACAGCTGCAGCTCAAATTGCCAAGGTTATGGAAGAAGTGACAAGCATGCATATTCCACAGGAAGACAGAAGTTCCAGTTCCGCTTCTGAAATGCACTGTTtgacagaagacagaaataccACAAGGAGAGCAGCCACTGCCCATACTCATTCAAATACATACTTTCCAAAATCTGAGAATTCAAGCAGGCCGTGTCCTGTGCCTTACACAAAAATGGAATACAAGAGAGCATCAAATGACAGCTTAAATAGCGTCAGCAGTAGTGATGGCTATGGTAAAAGGGGACAAATGAAACCTTCAATTGAATCTTACTCTGAAGACGATGAAAGTAAATTTTGTAGTTACGGACAATATCCAGCTGACTTGGCACATAAGATACATAGTGCGAATCACATGGATGACAACGATGGAGAACTAGACACTCCTATTAACTATAGTCTTAAATATTCAGATGAACAACTAAATTCTGGAAGGCAGAGTCCATCTCAGAATGAAAGATGGGCAAGGCCTAAGCATATAATAGATgatgaactgaaacaaaatgaccAAAGGCAGTCAAGGAGCCAAAGTGCAACCTACCCTGTGTACACTGAAAGTGGGGATGATCAACACATGAAATATCAGTCACCTTTTGGACAGCAAGATTGTGTTCCTTCATTTAGATCAAGAGGATCCAATGGTTCAGATCAGAATAGAGTAGGGTCAACACTTGGAATCAATCAGAAAGTAAATCAGTCCTTGTGCCAGGTAGATGATTATGATGATGATAAGCCAACCAACTACAGTGAACGCTATTCTGAGGAGGAACAGCATGAGGAGGAAGACAGACCGACCAACTACAGCATAAAGTACAATGAAGAGGAACATCATGTTGATCAACCCATTGATTATAGTCTGAAGTATTCAACAGAAGTTCCTTCCTCTTCTCAGAAGCCatcttttactttttcaaagACTTCTTCAGTGCAGAGCACTAAAACTGACCATATTTCCTCAAGCAGTGGGAACAcatcagccccttcagcaggTTCAAAGAGGCAGAATCAGCTTCACCCAagttctgcacagagcagaggcgGTCATGCTCAAAAGACTGCTTCCTGTAAGACTCCTTCTATTAACCAGGAAACTATACAGACTTATTGTGTGGAAGATACACCAATATGTTTTTCGAGGTGTAGCTCTTTGTCATCTTTGTCGTCAGCTGAAGATGAAATAGGACGTGATCAATCCACGCGAGTGACTGATACTACTAATACACTACAGAtagcagaactgaaagaaaacagtggggCTCTatctgcagaagctgcagtgagTGAAATCACATCAACATCACAACATATCAGAACAAAATCCAGTAGACTTCCAACTTCCAGTTTATCGCCTTCTGATTCCTCCAGACATAAAGCTGTTGAATTTTCTTCAGGTGCCAAATCTCCCTCAAAGAGTGGTGCGCAGACTCCTAAAAGCCCACCAGAACATTATGTACAGGAAACTCCTCTCATGTTCAGCAGATGTACCTCTGTAAGTTCCCTGGATAGTTTTGAAAGCCGTTCAATTGCTAGTTCAGTTCAAAGTGAGCCTTGCAGTGGAATGGTGAGTGGTATAATAAGTCCAAGTGATCTTCCAGACAGCCCAGGACAAACGATGCCTCCAAGCAGAAGTAAAACACCACCCCCTGCTCAAGGAGTTCAAGTGAAAAGAGATGTAGCTAAAGGTAAAGTACCTAGTGCAGAAAAGAGAGAGCCTGGTCCTAGACAAGCAGCAGTAAATGCAGCTGTTCAGAGAGTTCAGGTACTGCCAGATGCTGATACACTACTGCATTTTGCCACAGAAAGTACACCAGATGGGTTTTCTTGCTCTTCTAGCCTGAGTGCTCTGAGTCTTGATGAACCATTTATACAGAAAGATGTAGAGTTAAGAATAATGCCTCCTGTACATGAAAATGAACatggaaatgaagcagaacCTGAACAGTCAGATGATACAAAGGATAACCAAGAGAATAAAGGAGAGAAgccttctgaagcagaaaaagacaTCCTGGATGATTCTGATGATGATGATATCGAAATACTGGAAGAATGTATTATTTCTGCAATGCCTACAAAGTCTTCACGTAAAGCCAAAAAGCCTTCTCAAGCATCTGCTCCAAAAATACCTCCTCCTGTAGCCAGAAAGCCAAGCCAGCTGCCAGTTTACAAACTTATGCCTTCCCAAAGCCGACTACAATCCCAAAAGCATGTGAGTTTTACACCAGGTGATGATATGCCACGAGTATATTGTGTTGAGGGTACACCAATAAACTTCTCAACAGCTACATCTCTGAGTGATCTCACAATAGAATCACCACCAAATGAGTTGGCCAATGTAGACAGTGTGGGTACAGGGGCAGAGTCAGGGGAATTTGAAAAGAGGGACACTATTCCTACAGAAGGTAGAAGTACAGATGACTCTCAGAGAGCAAAAAGCATAACTGTGACTGGCCCAGGACTGGATGATGACAAAACAGAAGAGGGTGATATTCTGGCTGAGTGCATTAACTCAGCTATGCCAAAAGGGAAAAGTCACAAACCTTTTAGagtgaagaaaataatggaTCAAATACAACAAGCATCTACAtctctaaataataaaaatcaatcagAAGGTGAGAAAAAGAAGCCAACATCACCAGTAAAGCCTGTTCCCCAAAACAGTGAATACAGAGCACGTGTAAGAAAAAACACGGAGTCTAAAAGCCAAATTAATAATGAAAGAAGCTATCCAGAGAACAGAgatgcaaagaaacagaatcttaaaaataattctagAGATTTTAATGACAAACTTCCAAATAATGAAGAGCGGGTAAGAGGAAGCTTTACATTTGATTCCCCTCATCATTACACACCTATTGAGGGAACTCCGTATTGTTTTTCACGCAATGATTCCTTAAGTTCTTTGGattttgatgatgatgatgttgaCCTTTCAAGGGAAAAGGCAgaattaagaaaaggaaaagaagcaaaggaaatagaaaCTAAGGACTGCCCTAACGCGGAACAGCCTTCAAGTCAGCAACCAAGTAATAGGACACAAGTTTGCCAAAAACACCCAGCAAGCAGAAGCCAATCTAAAACTTTCTGTCAGCCAAATAAAGATATTCCAGACAGAGGGGCAGCTACAGATGAGAAGATGCAGAATTTTGCTATTGAAAACAcacctgtttgtttttctcgCAATTCATCTCTTAGTTCCCTTAGTGATATTGAtcaagaaaacaataacaacaaagaaGGAGAACCAGTAAAGCGAACTGAGGCTCCTGATTCACAGATAGAGTCAAACAGACCACAGACTTCTGGTTACGCTCCTAAATCATTTCATGTTGAAGATACACCAGTATGTTTCTCTAGAAATAGCTCTCTGAGTTCTCTAAGTATTGACTCAGAAGATGATCTTTTGCAGGAATGCATTAGTTCTGCCAtgcctaaaaagaaaaagccatcaAGAATGAAGAGTGAAAGTGAGAAAAGTAATTCCAGAAACATAGGTGGTATGTTGGCAGAAGATTTAACACTGGATCTGAGAGAGATACAGAGGCCAGATTCAGAACATGGTTTCTCACCTGATTCAGAGAACTTTGATTGGAAAGCTATACAGGAAGGTGCAAATTCTATAGTTAGTAGCCTGCAtcaagctgcagctgctgcatcaCTATCTAGACAAGCTTCATCAGACTCTGATTCTATCCTTTCATTAAAATCTGGTATTTCTCTGGGATCGCCATTCCATCTTACCCCAGACCAAGAAGAGAAACCTTTTACTAGTAATAAAGGGCCACGAATTCTTAAGCCAGGAGAGAAAAGTACACTGGAATCTAAAAAAGTAGAATCCGAAAGTAAGGGAATCAAAGGAGGGAAAAGAGTATATAAAAGTATAATTACAGGAAAAGCTCGCTCCAATTCAGAAGTTTCAAGCCAGTTAAAGCAACCACAACAAACAAGTGTGCCTTCAATTTCACGTGGTAGGACAATGATTCATATTCCAGGAGTTCGAAATAGTTCTTCAAGCACCAGTCCTGTTTCCAAAAAAGGCCCCCCCTTCAAAAACACAAATTCCAAGAGTCCCAGTGAAGGCCAAAGTTCAGCTAGCTCCCCAAGAGGAGTCAAGTCATCAGTAAAACCTGAGCCAGCTCCTGTAACTAGGCAGCTGTCAGGGTTGAACCAGGGTGGATCAAGTAAAGGACCTTCTAGATCAGGATCTAGAGACTCCACTCCTTCTAGACCTCAACAGCAGCCATTGAGCAGGCCTCTGCAATCTCCAGGCCGAAACTCAATTTCTCCAGGAAGAAATGGTATAAGTCCTCCCAACAAACTGTCTCAGTTGCCAAGAACATCATCTCCTAGCACAGCTTCAACTAAATCTTCAAGTTCAGGTAGGATGTCATATACATCACCAGGCAGGCAGATGAGCCAGCAAAACCTTACGAAGCAAACTGCCTTAACTAAGAATACCAGTAGCATTCCAAGAAGTGAGTCTGCTTCCAAAGGACTGAACCAAATTCTCGGTAGTGGTGCATCAAACAAAAAGACTGACTTATCCAGAATGTCATCAGCAAAATCTAGCGGAAGTGAATCTGACAGATCTGAGAGGCCTGTTCTTGTTCGCCAGTCAACTTTTATTAAAGAAGCTCCAAGTCCGACTCTAAGACGTAAATTGGAAGAGTCCGCTTCATTTGaatctctttctccttccagaCCAGATTCTCCCACAAGGTCTCAGCTACAGACTCCAGTCTTAAGTCCCTCACTTCCTGATATGTCTTTATCCACTCACTCAACTGCCCAAACTAGTGGCTGGCGAAAACTACCCCCTAATTTGAGCCCTTCTGTAGAATATGATGGGAGACCTGCAAAACGTCATGATATAGCACGTTCTCATTCTGAGAGTCCATCTAGACTGCCAATCAACAGGTCAGGAACATGGAAACGTGAACATAGCAAGCATTCCTCATCACTTCCTCGTGTAAGCACTTGGAGAAGAACTGGAAGTTCTTCCTCAATTCTGTCAGCTTCTTCAGAATCCAGTGAAAAGGCAAAAAGTGAAGATGAAAAGCAACATGGAAGTTCTGTCTCTggacagaagcaaagcaaagaaaaccaagCACCAGCAAAAGGTacttggagaaaaataaaagaaaatgaaatcccCCAAATAATGAATGATCCTCAACATCCTTCCTCGAGTGCCACAGGTAGCTCTGATTCCAAAACTCTGATCTATCAGATGGCACCAGCTGTCTCTAAGACTGAGGATGTTTGGGTGAGGATTGAGGACTGCCCAATTAACAATCCTCGATCTGGAAGGTCCCCAACTGGAAATACTCCTCCTGTTATTGACAGTGTTTCAGAGAAGGGGGTTGTGAATGGCAAAGATTCTAAAGAgattcaagaaaaacaaattccagGGAATGGAAGTGTTCCTGTTCGTACCATTGGCTTAGAAAATCGTCTGAACTCTTTCTTTCAGATGGACAGTCCAGACAAGAAAGGCAATGAAACAAAACCTCTGCAGACCAATCCTGTTCCCGCACCAGAAAGTAACGAAAGTACTGTGAGCGAGCGTACACCATTCAGTTCCAGTAGTTCAAGCAAACATAGCTCTCCGATTGGTGCTGTTGCAGCGAGAGTAACTCCTTTCAATTACAATCCAAGCCGTAGGAAGAGTAGTGTGGACAATAGTTCTGCTCGGCCATCACAGATACCCACACCAGTAAATAACAGCACAAAGAAACGTGACTCAAAGTCTGAAAATACAGACTCCAGTGGAACTCAGAGTCCCAAACGTCATTCTGGCTCTTACCTGGTGACTTCTGTTTAA